A DNA window from Fervidobacterium sp. contains the following coding sequences:
- a CDS encoding ABC transporter ATP-binding protein, with translation MLEVKNLTKAYSVGPFGREKFYAVDNVTFEIGDNQIVSLIGESGSGKTTIGKMILRLTKPSSGKIFFNELDITTIKDIKEYYRHVQGVFQDPFSSYNPIFKIDRVFEMVREEFYPDKNQQDWRREVARAIEDIGLNPSEILGKFPHQLSGGQLQRLLIARALLIKTKFLVADEIISMLDASTRIDVLNALIKLKEKGLSVLFITHDLSLGYYTSDKTVILYKGSIMEYGDTVKVFKNAQHPYTKMLLSSVPTVQQKWEKTTISLHGRETPKGYCKFYDRCPFGDEKCKNVELVEVEENHKVACVKV, from the coding sequence AAATTTTATGCTGTAGACAATGTAACTTTTGAAATTGGTGATAATCAGATAGTTTCGCTTATTGGAGAGAGTGGAAGTGGCAAGACAACGATTGGTAAGATGATACTTAGACTTACAAAACCTTCCAGTGGAAAGATATTTTTTAACGAGTTGGATATAACTACTATAAAGGATATTAAAGAATACTATCGACATGTCCAAGGAGTATTTCAGGATCCATTCAGTTCTTACAATCCTATTTTCAAGATAGATAGAGTTTTTGAGATGGTGCGTGAAGAGTTCTATCCTGACAAAAATCAGCAAGACTGGCGACGGGAGGTTGCAAGGGCGATTGAAGATATAGGACTTAACCCATCCGAGATACTTGGTAAATTTCCTCACCAACTCAGCGGGGGACAGTTGCAGAGATTACTTATAGCAAGGGCGTTATTGATAAAAACCAAATTTCTGGTAGCGGACGAAATAATAAGTATGCTTGACGCATCCACAAGAATTGATGTGCTGAATGCACTCATCAAATTAAAAGAGAAAGGCTTGTCTGTACTTTTTATTACTCACGATTTGTCGCTTGGTTATTATACAAGCGATAAAACGGTAATTCTATATAAAGGTTCGATAATGGAGTATGGAGATACTGTTAAAGTTTTCAAGAATGCTCAACATCCTTACACAAAAATGCTTTTGTCTTCTGTTCCAACAGTTCAACAAAAATGGGAGAAGACTACTATATCGCTTCATGGTAGAGAAACACCCAAAGGATATTGTAAATTTTACGATAGATGTCCATTCGGTGATGAAAAATGCAAGAATGTCGAACTCGTTGAGGTTGAAGAAAATCACAAAGTCGCATGTGTAAAGGTTTGA